The Pararhodobacter sp. genome segment GGCCGGGAACAGGCTGCCCATCACCTCGCCAATCTTGGTTTTACCCGTGCCCATCTGCCCCTTGAGCACCAGCGCGGTTCCCACCCTCTCGCGCGGGCGCTGCACCATGTGCGCAAACCAGCCGAACACCCAGCGGTAGAGTTCCTCGCTCTCATCGCAAACATTCATCAGCAAATGGTCGCGGAAAATCGCATATCCGTTCTTCTTTTCTTTTGGAATGAAAGCAAATCCTCGCCACAGATTGAGATAGCCACGCGGAGATTGTGCCCCGTCCGGGTTGGGGTAGAATACAATTCCCGAATACTCCCGGCGATCCCGGTCACCCAGCCACCGTTCCGCGTGCGACATCGCCTTAACCTTGAGATTCGCGCCCATCACCTCGGTAAATGTGTTGCCCTTCCACAACCGGAAAGCATCCACGGTGATAAAGCGTTGCTGATCTTCCACCGGCACCGTGCCTCCCGGCTCGCGCATCACCACGGCCTTGCTGCCCATCAGCACCAGCGCATATTCGCGGTTCAGTTCCCCCACATTATAGCCGCCAAGCCGGGGCTCCGGCGGCGCTTCAGTGGCCTTTTCCGCCTCCGCTTGGGCAGATTCCGTCACCACCTCCGGCGGCACACCCTGTCCCGCCCGCGCCGCGTGAAACCCCGCCGCCAGCGCCTGCGCGCCCGGCACGGCCACACTCTCCCCCTGCCCGCTCATGCTGCATCCTCGCCAATCATGTCATTGCAATCCGCGCCCACGCGCGGCCAATAGGTTGCCACCCGCAGGCCCTCGCGCGCATGGCGCGCCTCTGCCCGCGCCATCGCGTTGCGCGTGAAAAACGGCTCGCTGTCGCCATCGGCCAACAGCACCAGCTCAGCCACGCTTGCCGGCACCGGCATGGCCGGCTCGCTCATGTCCGGCACCGGGCCGGGCACCTTAACGGCGCGCTTGTGGCCCTTGGCGGTTTCGCGCACCTCGGTCGGGTGACGCACCGTCTCCACAGCCTTGCCGGTCAAATTGCCCAGCGTGATGCCCGCCGCCCAAAGCCAGCCCTCCGGCAGCCCGCCGTTGCGGCGCAACGCGCTCCACATGGCCAGCGTCGTCTCTATCCCCTCGCCAGAGCATTGCCCCTGCGGCTCGCGCCCGGCCGGCACCAGCACAATGCGCCCGCCGAGCACGCTGCCCCGGCACTTTTTGGCGGGCAGAATCTCACCCGTCTCCGGGTCCGCAAATTCCGCCTTGCCCTTGGGGCGGCTCAAATCGAGCCAGGTCATGTGCAGGCCGCGAAACGCGCCCGCGCCATCGGTAATCGCCGCCAGCATCGCCGGGCCGGAGCCGATGCGGCGCGGACGCTTGCGCCCCCGCTCATCCTCTTCCTGCCCGCCAAAATAGGGCAGGTCCGGCGCAAACAGCAGATGCGCACCCTCCGGCACATCC includes the following:
- a CDS encoding CHC2 zinc finger domain-containing protein, whose product is MTPSADFEAWVAEARAVRVEDVIARRGIPLRRQGPEMIGPCPVCGGRKRFSVNASKNIWICRDAGRGGDAIALVEYLDDADFLGACETLTGRAPPRGEGQRASPEELAAREEERRKREAVERAKRERASNKFRADERDRLLVHWRHGLPLKGSMAEVYLREVRKLDVPEGAHLLFAPDLPYFGGQEEDERGRKRPRRIGSGPAMLAAITDGAGAFRGLHMTWLDLSRPKGKAEFADPETGEILPAKKCRGSVLGGRIVLVPAGREPQGQCSGEGIETTLAMWSALRRNGGLPEGWLWAAGITLGNLTGKAVETVRHPTEVRETAKGHKRAVKVPGPVPDMSEPAMPVPASVAELVLLADGDSEPFFTRNAMARAEARHAREGLRVATYWPRVGADCNDMIGEDAA